The genomic DNA TAGAAATCGCGTTCTCATATCATTCCTCTATTAGATTATCTTAAAAAACTAAATTTACACGAAACAAAGATAGAGAGGAAGAAAAAGAAAGAAAAGAGACGATGCCGGACAAGTGAGACACCGGATAACAAACTAATATACAACCATATAAACCAATCAAAAAGTAACAAATATCCAATTTGGCGGACAATCCGTCCCTTTCCGGTCCTTAATAAAGACGAATAAATTGATCCAAATCGACCTTCTCATCCAGTCGGAGCTTCTTCTTCAACCGGTTTTTCGATTTGGTCAGTGCTTCCGAAGTATTATTGAAAACAGCCAATTGTTCCTTCCGCGAGAAGTTCCATTTGACCAGACAGCAGATTTCCTGTTCATGGCGGGTAATCCCTCGCTTCTCCTTCAAGTCGGACAAGACATGGTGGAAAAGGATATCGGTCAGATGGAACAGCCCATTCCATTCCTCGCGGGTAAGGTTCGTGCGAAGCGGATCCTCTTTCAACTGGACCAGCATCGAAAGGGAATCGGACTGGCATTCGTTTTCAACCGATAAGGAGGAAATTATCCGCTCGCTCTCCCGGAGTTTCTGCTGGTAGAACTCAAGGTCAGACATCCGTTCCTTATAGTGTTCGGATTCGGATGCCGAATGCAACAAGTCTTCTTCCAACTGCTTCACCTGCCTGGCATATTCGTAACGTTCCTTTTGCCAACGGCAGATGGCCGCTTTATTCCGTTTCAGCTTCTCCTTCACCAACCGAAAGCGTTCTTGTCTGCCACCCGTACGAAACCCGACCGCAAATCCGAGCAAGGCTCCTGCGATCAGGGCGACAAAACATAAGGTAAATAATACGAATGTCCAGGGAAAAGGAAGATCCATACCGTCTATATTTTGTTTTTCAGATATTCATAAACAGCCAGTTGTGCCCGGACTTTCACCGGGTTGCCATCCCGTTTGAAATTGTTATGTAGATGTTCGTCGATCAAACAGGCTTTTACATTATCTTGCAACTGGATATTCAGGATATCTATGATATTTCGCTTGATCTCCGCATTCAGAATCGGGAAAGCAGTCTCTATACGCCGATTCAGGTTCCGGCGCATCCAATCGGCAGAAGTCAGGAACAGCTCCTCCTCACCATCATTATAGAAGTACCAGATGCGAGAATGTTCCAGAAACATATCCACTATACGAGTAACCTTGATATTCGCACTGAACGGACGGTTCGGAACCAGGCAACAAATCCCCCGGACAATCAGGTCGATTTCCACCCCGTTCTCGCTTGCGTTATACAATTCATTGATCATATTCTGGTCATGCAGTCCGTTCATCTTCAACACGATGCGTCCTTTACGTCCGGCCTTCACGTGCTCAATCTCCCGATGAATCATCCGGGTCAGTTCCGGCACCATATTGAAGCGGGCGACCAGCAGATGGCGGAATGTCGGTCCGGCCAGCTTCCCTTCCAGCACCGCAAACACTTTGTTTATATCGGTTATCAATTCCGCATTCGAAGTCAGCAACGCCATATCGGAATAGATGCGTGCCGTTTTTTCATTGAAATTGCCGGTACTCAAATAGGCAAAATCCCGCCGTTTGCAGCCGTCTTCCGTATCTTTCCGCAGAATAACCGCCACTTTTGCATGTACTTTCAGACCGGGGATACTATAGATGATGCGAATACCCGCCTGCTCCATCCGTTCGGCCGTACTCATATTGTTCTCTTCGTCGAAACGGGCTTTCAACTCCACAAAGACCGTCACCTTCTTCCCGTTCTGAGCAGCGCTGATCAACGTGTTGATAACAGCCGAATTCTCTGCCACCCGGTATTGCGTGATTTTGATCTCATCTACTTTCGGATCAAAAGCCGCCTCCATCAGGAAGCGGATCAGGTAGTCGAAAGACTGATAGGGGAAATGCAACAGGATATCCCGTTTTTTCACCGCCCGGAAGACAGAGCCCATCTCGTCCAGAAAAGGCACACGCATGGGAGACGGGACCTGCTGCTCCAGTTCTTTTCCTCTTGGATTCGGCAGTTTGATCAGATCCTGCAAATTGTTATACCGTCCTCCCAATACCAGATCGTCTGTGGTAATACCAAAAGCATTGCATATAAACGCCAAGAAATCATCAGGCATATTGCTGTCATACATAAATCGGCTTAAGGCACCGATCTTGCGCTTTTTCACTTTCTTACGAATGTTTTCCACGATATTCCCGCCTTTCTCGTCATCCAGGTAAATATCGGCATCCCGTGAAATCTTGATGCTATAACAACTCTCCACCACATAACCGGGGAAGATACTGGACAAATTGGCCCGGATAATATCGTCGATAAACATGATATAGTGTTTTCCTTCATGCGTAGGCAATTCGATAAAACGAGGTACTTTCGCATACGGGATTTTCATCAGGGCATAATAATAGTCCGGCACATAATCCGGCTCCGCCATCCGCTTGCTCTTTTTCACCATCCGGATCACCAGATAAAGACGACGGTCGCGTATGAACGTACGGATATCCCCCGCCTGTATCATGACCGGCGAGAGGAAAGGGAACACCTCTTCATTGAAAAAGTTATGCACGAATTCTTCATGAAACGGTTCCGGCCGGCTGTCCTGATACAGGTAAATATCCTGCCGGTTCAATTCCTGCAATACTTTGGAGAATATGCGATAGTATTCGCGCTGCTGTCGGTTCACCTCTTCCGTGATTTCGGCAAGCGTCTCTTCGGCTTCCGCCCCGCTTTCTTCGGTGAAGTTCTTTTTCATGATTACTCCCCGGTGCTCGGCAACCCTTATTTCGTAAAACTCTTCGAGATTGGACGAATAGATCGACAGGAACTTGATACGCTCATAGATAGGGAGCGTTTCATCCTCCGCTTCCAGCAAAACGCGATAGTTGAAGGACAACCAGCTAATATCACGTTTAAAGTATTTATGTGAATTCTCCATCGTATTATTATCTTCGGTCGGTAAATATAAATACTTTTGTGGGATAAAAGAAATTGTTATGCTTAAAATAGGACTTCTTTCAGATACCCACGCTTGGTGGGACGACAAGTACATGGAATATTTCTCGGAATGTGACGAGATCTGGCATGCTGGAGATATCGGTTCGGACACACTGGCGGCACGCCTGGCTGCCTTGAAACCGCTTCGTGCCGTATATGGCAACATCGACGGGCAATCGCTTCGGCTGCAATATCCGCAGGTCGCTCATTTCAAAGTTGAAGAAGTAAACGTGATGATGACACATATAGGAGGCTATCCCGGACGTTATAACCCGCTTATCCGGAAAGAACTGTACGACACCCGCCCTAATCTTTTCATTGCCGGACATTCGCATATCCTGAAAGTCGCTTTCGACAGAAGTTTGAATTGTTTGTATATAAATCCGGGGGCAGCTGGTAAGAGCGGGTTTCATCAGATAAGGACTCTGGTACGTTTCGTTATAGACGGGAAACAGATCAAGGATTTGGAAGTTATTGAATTGGGGAACCGATAAGAAGGTGTCAAAACATCTTTATCACGATCTTTCAGTAAACAGTAATTTGTTCTGACATACCTCCTTATCGATTCTAACAACCAGCACAGCAGAAATTTTCTGCCAGCAGGACCGTGTTTTGCAAATAAGCAAACTCCTGTTCAAAATATTCGCTGAAAACACCCGAACCCAGATTTTCTTCAATCTGTTTGGAAGTCCAGAGCTTTCCGTTCGGTTGTTTGATCTGATCCATGACCTTTTCTGAACGCACACACATCACATACAAGTTCACCAGATGTTTCACCTTTTCGTTCTCAAATGTGTACCGAATCAGGAAGCGGGGCATGACATCTTCTTTTTCACCCAAGCCACCCATTGTTTCACGTACCGTACTTTCTATACTATGACGGAACAAAACATAGCTGTAGAACGGATAGTCGATCGTATCCGGAGATACAAAAGACTTCTTCCCTCTGTTTACCAGATAAAGCATTCCCTGATAAATAACAGCCACACGTACGACAGGATGATAATACTTTTTTGGTAACGAACGACTTACGGATCGAGCTATGCAACCTATCACCTTTCCACCGTCGTTCAGAACAGGTAACCACATTTCTTTCCGAAGGCTACCTTGCATCATCGAAATCCTTATCTGTTCATATAGAATCAAAAATACTCCGATAACGATCCCAAGCTCCCTGTATAAAAAACGCTCCATACGCACGCTCTGCATCGTTTCGGGCAGAATACTGTATACCAAAATAATAAACAGATGCAATGTATAAAGGTTCTGGATCAGCTGGGCGACAAAAAAGAATTCATTTAACGTAGTACGCATCAATGTCCGCTTGTAGGTCGGATGCTGAGACGTCCGGATTCGCCGCAATATTGTTCGCTTGGCAAACCCTAAAAACGCCAATACCACTACCAACAAGACTTCTGTTATCAACGGAGAATAAATAAACAACACCGGCTCAAGCCGAAGGCAAAGAAAAATCGAATAAAGAACTAATGTTGTCGCAGCCGGTAATAACAAAAATTGATAAACTTTATCCTTACTCAGTATCTGAAACAAAAAAATACAAACGAAACAAAAGGTAACGCCGATTATGAAGGATAACAAATATGAAAAATAATTATCCAAAAACATAAACAGCAACAATGGCACTAGGCCTATAGCCTGATTATCCAGGTTCCTCTTCACTTTGTTCATACCCTTTCCCCCTTTTTTCCCTTTATAACATAACAAATTGTACAGAGAAATGTTTTCGCCATCATACGTGTTTTTCAGCGTGATAAGAGGAACGGACCAGCGGAGCGCTTTCCACCTTTTTGAACCCTTTTTGTAAAGCAATTGATTTATAAGACTCAAACTGTTCGGGCGTAACGTATTCTTTTACCGGAATATTTTTCCGGCTTGGCTGCAAGTATTGCCCGATTGTCAAGACGGAGACACCGGCAGCCCGCACGTCATCCATCAATTCGCAAACTTCCTCGACTGTTTCACCTAAGCCTACCATTATACCGGTCTTGGCAACAACGCCTTGTGCAGCTATACGCGCAAGCACGGAAAGGCTCACTTCGTACTTCGCGGCACTACGCACTTCGGGACTGATACGGCGAACGGTTTCCATATTATGGGATATTATTTCGGGAGCGGCTGCCACCACTTTATCCACCAGTTCCAACCGTCCCTGAAAGTCGGGGATTAAGACCTCTACTGTCGTTTCAGGATTAACCGCTTTTATCGTACGGATCGTATCCACCCAATGCTGCGCACCCAAATCAGGCAAATCATCCCGGTCAACAGAAGTAATGACCGCATGTTTCAAATTCATCAGCCGGATACTTTCCGCCACATTCGCAGGCTCCTTCGGGTCCAACGGGAGCGGCTTGCCAGTCAACGTATTGCAGAAACGGCAAGAACGCGTACAGATATCTCCCGCAATCATAAAGGTAGCCGTCCCTCTGCTCCAGCACTCTCCCATATTCGGACATTTTCCGCTGGTGCAGATAGTATGCAGACAGTGGGATTCAACGATGCTTTTTGTCCGTGTGAACTGTTCGTTCCCACCCAGCCGGATTTTTAGCCAATCCGGCTTTCTCAAATGTTCTGACATTATAAGTTACAAATTATCAAATAAAAAGTTAGACATTCTGGTATACAGATGATAGCGGGTGTTTCCACCGTAAATACTATGATTACGATCTTTGTAAACCTGCATTTCAAACTGTTTACCGGCTTGTACCAAGCTCTCAGCATAATCCATTGTCTGCTGGAAATGCACATTATCATCGGCTGTGCCATGAATCAACAACAACTTCCCCTGCAAATCCTTCGCCAGACGGATCGGTGAAGTAGCGGCATACCCTTCAAAATTTTCTTTTGGCGTACGCATGAAACGTTCCGTATAGACAGAATCGTAATATTTCCAATCGGTAGGAGGTGCAACAGCAATACCGGCTTTGAAAGTTCCATTGCCAACACTCATGGCCATCAGCGTATTGTAACCGCCGAAGCTCCATCCCCAGATAGCCATGCGGTTCTTGTCGACAAACGGCAATTTGCCTAAAGCCTGTGCCGCTTCCACCTGGTCCTTGGATTCCAGTTCCCCCATCCGCAGATAGGTACATTTACGGAAGGCTTCTCCGCGGGCTCCTGTACCACGTCCGTCCACACAAACCGTAATGATCCCGTTAGCCGCCAGATATTGTTCCCAGTCAAAGCTATATTTATCCAATACCTGCTGGGAGTTCGGGCCACTGTACTGGAACATCAGAACCGGATATTTTTTCGACTCGTCGAAATCGACCGGCTTCACGATCCATGCATTCAATTCATAATCGGAAGCTGTACGCACTTTGATAAACTCTTTCTCGGCATATGAATAGCCAGCCAGCTTATCGACTAAACGGGCATTATCCTGCAGGACACGCAGGACTTTATTCGACTTCGTCTCGTTTACGGTGATTTTAACCGGCGTATTTGCATTTGAATATTGATTTACATAATAAGCGAAGTTATCGCTGAATGTGGCATTATTCGTTCCTTCCTGTGTGGAAAGTTTCGTCTTTACTCCTTTCGCATCGATTTTATATATAGCACGCCGGATCGGACTTTCTTCGGCCGATTCATAATAGACCGTCTTTGTCGCTTCATCATAACCCAGAAACGCAGTCACATCCCAATTGCCCTTCGTCACCTGGCGCTGCATGACACCCGTAGGAGAATACAGATAAATATGCGCATAACCATCCTGTTCGTTTACATATGAGAAACTGTTCGCATAGAAATGGATGGAGTTCAACCATTCCGAATCGACATAAGCCTTATTTTCATCACGCAGGATCAAACGAAAAACACCGCTTTTCGGATTCGCATAATACATATTGAAAACATTCTGATGACGGTTCAAGGTCATCACAGCCAACTGATCGTCATTATTCGTAAAAACAATCCGCGGAATATAGCTGTCCGCTTCTACCGGAACTTTCAATTCTTTTGTATCCTTCGTCGTCACGTCATAAGAATGCAACGTAACTTTCGAATTCTTCTCACCAGCCTTCGGATATTTATAATTATAATAGCCGGGATATAATCCCTCTCCGAACATCTGCATCGAATATTCGGGAACTTCCGATTCGTCGAAACGCACAAAAGCCAGCTGCTCGCTGTTCGGAGACCAAGCCATCAGGTTCGTTACGGCAAACTCTTCTTCATAGACCCAATCGGTAATGCCATTCAGGATTTTATTCATTTCACCGTCTTTCGTCACCTGGACCTCTGTATCATAATCGAATTTACGAATCCATATATTATTGTCACTTACATAAGCGACCATCCTCCCGTCCGGCGAGAATGTCGGAATCATCTGCTTGCCTTTCGAATCTGAAATCGGTTTCACATAATTACGGCGCACATCGTAGTCATACACATTCGCCTTGAATGAACGGCGATAGATCGGTTCCGTATCGCGCCATACAAGAATATGGTGTCCGGTACTGCTAATCGTGTATCCGTCGAACTTGTCAAACGTACACTCACGCGCTTTCTCTGTATTGAATAAAGTATCGACCGGATTTCCAGTACGATAAGAATACTTTATAATCATGTTGCGAGCATCATTCATCGCCGTATAATGCTCGCCATCAGGCATAGAACGCATTTCTCCAATATTAGTAACCTGGCGGAACTGACCGTCTGTAATTTCTTTTAAATCGACACGTTTGCTCCCATTCTGGGCTGCCAGGCTCCCAACCAGCAAGAACGAAAGTAAAGCACCAAAACCTAATCGTTTCATGTATGATTCTATTTTTATCTTAATATTTCAGTTAGAACGGATTGCAAAGTTACTACATTCTTGCGGATTTATTATCTTTGCCCTTATGGAAAACAGCAAACCATATCGTGAATTCGGAGATTTCCTGCGGGAAGTATTTCCTTATAAAGTGCAAAAGATATCAATCAATGCCGGCTTTACCTGTCCGAACCGCGACGGGACGAAAGGTTTCGGCGGTTGTACCTACTGCAACAATCAGACGTTCAGCCCGGAATATTGCCATACAGAAAAAAGTGTAACGGAACAACTGGAAGCAGGCGTTCGCTTTTTCTCCCGCAAATATCCGGAGATGAAATATCTAGCCTATTTCCAAGCCTATACAAACACGTATGACGAACTGGATTCGTTGACTTCTAAATATGAAGAAGCACTCGCCTGTCCGGGTGTCGTCGGACTGATCGTCGGAACACGGCCGGATTGCATGCCGGACGCACTATTGGATTATTTCTCCGCTTTATCCCAAAAGAAGTTCGTGATGATCGAATATGGCCTGGAGAGCACGCTGGACCGTACTTTAACCCGTATCAACCGGGGACATACACATGCCGAATCGGAAGAGGCCATCCGCCGCACAGCGGCCCGGAACATATACACGGGAGCCCACTTGATCTTAGGCCTTCCGGGAGAAAGCAGGGAAGATATATTACACCATGCCGACATTCTGTCCGCCCTTCCGCTCACAACACTGAAGCTTCACCAGTTGCAACTTATCCGAGGCACGCGCATGGCTAGGGAACAGGCGGAACACCCCGAACAGTTTCATCTCTATACCGCCGATGAATACATCGACTTGGTCATTGACTTCATAGAACGATTAAACCCCTCTATTGTCGTAGAGAGGTTCGTATCACAATCCCCTAAAGAGTTGCTGATTGCACCAGATTGGGGGCTTAAGAATTTTGAATTTACAGCCAAGGTAAATAAACGTATTTCAGAACGAAATGCGCGGCAGGGGCGTCTGCTCAATCCTCCTTCTTCGGAGCCAGTTCTCCCTGGTATGTGATATTCTGC from Parabacteroides merdae ATCC 43184 includes the following:
- a CDS encoding RNA degradosome polyphosphate kinase; protein product: MENSHKYFKRDISWLSFNYRVLLEAEDETLPIYERIKFLSIYSSNLEEFYEIRVAEHRGVIMKKNFTEESGAEAEETLAEITEEVNRQQREYYRIFSKVLQELNRQDIYLYQDSRPEPFHEEFVHNFFNEEVFPFLSPVMIQAGDIRTFIRDRRLYLVIRMVKKSKRMAEPDYVPDYYYALMKIPYAKVPRFIELPTHEGKHYIMFIDDIIRANLSSIFPGYVVESCYSIKISRDADIYLDDEKGGNIVENIRKKVKKRKIGALSRFMYDSNMPDDFLAFICNAFGITTDDLVLGGRYNNLQDLIKLPNPRGKELEQQVPSPMRVPFLDEMGSVFRAVKKRDILLHFPYQSFDYLIRFLMEAAFDPKVDEIKITQYRVAENSAVINTLISAAQNGKKVTVFVELKARFDEENNMSTAERMEQAGIRIIYSIPGLKVHAKVAVILRKDTEDGCKRRDFAYLSTGNFNEKTARIYSDMALLTSNAELITDINKVFAVLEGKLAGPTFRHLLVARFNMVPELTRMIHREIEHVKAGRKGRIVLKMNGLHDQNMINELYNASENGVEIDLIVRGICCLVPNRPFSANIKVTRIVDMFLEHSRIWYFYNDGEEELFLTSADWMRRNLNRRIETAFPILNAEIKRNIIDILNIQLQDNVKACLIDEHLHNNFKRDGNPVKVRAQLAVYEYLKNKI
- a CDS encoding metallophosphoesterase family protein produces the protein MLKIGLLSDTHAWWDDKYMEYFSECDEIWHAGDIGSDTLAARLAALKPLRAVYGNIDGQSLRLQYPQVAHFKVEEVNVMMTHIGGYPGRYNPLIRKELYDTRPNLFIAGHSHILKVAFDRSLNCLYINPGAAGKSGFHQIRTLVRFVIDGKQIKDLEVIELGNR
- the lipA gene encoding lipoyl synthase, yielding MSEHLRKPDWLKIRLGGNEQFTRTKSIVESHCLHTICTSGKCPNMGECWSRGTATFMIAGDICTRSCRFCNTLTGKPLPLDPKEPANVAESIRLMNLKHAVITSVDRDDLPDLGAQHWVDTIRTIKAVNPETTVEVLIPDFQGRLELVDKVVAAAPEIISHNMETVRRISPEVRSAAKYEVSLSVLARIAAQGVVAKTGIMVGLGETVEEVCELMDDVRAAGVSVLTIGQYLQPSRKNIPVKEYVTPEQFESYKSIALQKGFKKVESAPLVRSSYHAEKHV
- a CDS encoding S9 family peptidase, whose amino-acid sequence is MKRLGFGALLSFLLVGSLAAQNGSKRVDLKEITDGQFRQVTNIGEMRSMPDGEHYTAMNDARNMIIKYSYRTGNPVDTLFNTEKARECTFDKFDGYTISSTGHHILVWRDTEPIYRRSFKANVYDYDVRRNYVKPISDSKGKQMIPTFSPDGRMVAYVSDNNIWIRKFDYDTEVQVTKDGEMNKILNGITDWVYEEEFAVTNLMAWSPNSEQLAFVRFDESEVPEYSMQMFGEGLYPGYYNYKYPKAGEKNSKVTLHSYDVTTKDTKELKVPVEADSYIPRIVFTNNDDQLAVMTLNRHQNVFNMYYANPKSGVFRLILRDENKAYVDSEWLNSIHFYANSFSYVNEQDGYAHIYLYSPTGVMQRQVTKGNWDVTAFLGYDEATKTVYYESAEESPIRRAIYKIDAKGVKTKLSTQEGTNNATFSDNFAYYVNQYSNANTPVKITVNETKSNKVLRVLQDNARLVDKLAGYSYAEKEFIKVRTASDYELNAWIVKPVDFDESKKYPVLMFQYSGPNSQQVLDKYSFDWEQYLAANGIITVCVDGRGTGARGEAFRKCTYLRMGELESKDQVEAAQALGKLPFVDKNRMAIWGWSFGGYNTLMAMSVGNGTFKAGIAVAPPTDWKYYDSVYTERFMRTPKENFEGYAATSPIRLAKDLQGKLLLIHGTADDNVHFQQTMDYAESLVQAGKQFEMQVYKDRNHSIYGGNTRYHLYTRMSNFLFDNL
- a CDS encoding TIGR01212 family radical SAM protein (This family includes YhcC from E. coli K-12, an uncharacterized radical SAM protein.), translated to MENSKPYREFGDFLREVFPYKVQKISINAGFTCPNRDGTKGFGGCTYCNNQTFSPEYCHTEKSVTEQLEAGVRFFSRKYPEMKYLAYFQAYTNTYDELDSLTSKYEEALACPGVVGLIVGTRPDCMPDALLDYFSALSQKKFVMIEYGLESTLDRTLTRINRGHTHAESEEAIRRTAARNIYTGAHLILGLPGESREDILHHADILSALPLTTLKLHQLQLIRGTRMAREQAEHPEQFHLYTADEYIDLVIDFIERLNPSIVVERFVSQSPKELLIAPDWGLKNFEFTAKVNKRISERNARQGRLLNPPSSEPVLPGM